A window of the Cicer arietinum cultivar CDC Frontier isolate Library 1 chromosome 6, Cicar.CDCFrontier_v2.0, whole genome shotgun sequence genome harbors these coding sequences:
- the LOC101504284 gene encoding probable mannitol dehydrogenase — protein sequence MALSPPTELPLKAFGWAATDTSGVLSPFHFSRREIGEDDVSLKILFCGVCHSDLHTLKNDWGFTTYPVVPGHEIVGIVTKVGNNVKNFREGDKVGVGVIVESCQTCENCDQDLENYCPRTVFTYNSPYKGTRTQGGYSDFVVVHQRYVLRFPDNLPLDAGAPLLCAGITVYSPMIYYGMTEPGKHLGVAGLGGLGHVAIKFGKAFGLKVTVISTSPSKESEAIDKLGADSFLVSKDPEKMKAAMGTMDYIIDTISAVHSLMPLLGLLKLNGKLVTVGLPNKPLELPIFPLVAGRKLIGGSNIGGMKETQEMLDFCGKHNITADIELIKMDEINTAMERLHKADVKYRFVIDVANSLSSL from the exons ATGGCGTTATCACCTCCAACTGAACTTCCTCTCAAAGCTTTCGGTTGGGCTGCAACAGACACTTCTGGCGTCCTTTCCCCCTTTCATTTCTCTAGAag GGAAATTGGTGAAGATGATGTCAGTCTCAAAATTCTATTCTGTGGGGTTTGTCATTCTGATCTACACACTCTTAAGAATGATTGGGGTTTTACTACTTACCCTGTTGTTCCAGG GCATGAAATTGTTGGTATTGTGACAAAAGTTGGAAATAATGTGAAAAACTTTAGAGAGGGAGATAAAGTTGGTGTTGGTGTGATTGTAGAGTCTTGTCAGACTTGTGAGAATTGCGATCAGGATCTTGAGAATTACTGTCCTCGAACTGTATTCACTTATAATTCGCCTTATAAAGGGACACGAACCCAGGGCGGCTATTCTGATTTTGTGGTTGTTCACCAGCGATATGTACTCCGGTTTCCCGACAACTTACCCCTTGATGCTGGTGCTCCGCTGCTGTGTGCCGGGATCACTGTGTATAGCCCGATGATATATTATGGGATGACAGAGCCAGGCAAACATTTGGGAGTTGCAGGGCTTGGTGGGTTAGGCCATGTTGCTATTAAATTTGGTAAAGCATTTGGGCTGAAGGTTACTGTCATTAGTACCTCTCCAAGCAAGGAAAGTGAGGCCATTGACAAACTTGGTGCTGATTCTTTCCTTGTTTCCAAAGACCCTGAAAAAATGAAG GCTGCTATGGGAACAATGGACTATATCATAGACACAATTTCAGCTGTTCATTCCCTGATGCCACTGCTTGGCCTACTGAAGTTGAATGGGAAGCTGGTCACTGTCGGTTTGCCTAACAAGCCCCTTGAGCTCCCTATTTTTCCATTAGTCGCAG GACGGAAGCTTATAGGCGGGAGCAACATAGGAGGGATGAAGGAGACTCAAGAGATGCTTGATTTCTGCGGAAAGCACAACATTACTGCAGATATTGAGCTGATTAAGATGGACGAAATCAACACAGCCATGGAAAGGCTTCACAAAGCTGATGTGAAATATCGCTTTGTAATTGATGTGGCCAACTCCCTCTCAAGCTTGTAG
- the LOC101504617 gene encoding uncharacterized protein codes for MSAEDLPQKEVNVLKGHEGGVLAARFNADGNYCLSCGKDRTIRLWNPHRGIHIKTYKSHGREVRDVHVTSDNSKLCSCGGDRQIFYWDVATGRVIRKFRGHDGEVNGVKFNEYSSVIVSAGYDQSLRAWDCRSHSTEPIQIIDTFADSVMSVCLTKTEIIGGSVDGTVRTFDIRIGREISDSLGQPVNCISMSNDGNCVLAGCLDSTVRLLDRSTGELLQEYRGHTNKSYKLDCCLTNTDAHVAGGSEDGFVYFWDLVDASVVSKFRAHSSVVTSVSYHPKENCMLTSSVDGTIRVWKT; via the exons ATGAGTGCAGAAGATCTTCCTCAGAAGGAAGTGAACGTGCTGAAAGGTCACGAGGGTGGCGTGCTCGCCGCAAGGTTCAACGCCGACGGTAATTATTGCCTGAGTTGCGGCAAAGACCGTACCATACGCCTCTGGAATCCTCACCGTGGCATCCATATCAAAACCTATAAATCCCATGGCCGTGAAGTCCGCGATGTCCACGTCACCTc GGACAATTCCAAGTTATGTTCATGTGGTGGAGATAGGCAGATATTCTACTGGGATGTTGCAACTGGACGTGTAATTCGAAAATTTCGTGGTCATGATGGTGAG GTAAATGGTGTAAAATTCAATGAGTATTCGTCTGTTATAGTTTCAGCGGGCTATGATCAATCATTGCGTGCTTGGGACTGCAGATCCCACAGCACAGAACCAATTCAG ATTATCGACACATTCGCAGATAGTGTGATGTCCGTTTGTTTAACAAAAACTGAGATTATCGGAGGAAGTGTTGATGGAACTGTTCGAACATTTGATATTCGTATCGGCAG AGAAATATCCGATAGCTTAGGGCAACCTGTCAACTGTATATCAATGTCAAACGACGGTAACTGTGTCCTTGCCGGCTGCTTAGACTCTACTGTGCGTCTTCTGGACAG ATCCACTGGTGAACTATTACAAGAATATAGAGGACACACTAATAAG TCTTACAAATTGGATTGTTGCCTTACCAATACGGATGCTCATGTAGCCGGTGGCTCTGAAGACGGCTTCGTCTATTTCTGGGATCTTGTAGATGCATCAGTTGTTTCAAAATTCAGAGCTCATTCGTCAgtg GTAACAAGTGTAAGTTATCACCCAAAGGAGAACTGCATGTTAACTTCATCGGTAGATGGAACTATTCGGGTATGGAAGACATAA